In one Alnus glutinosa chromosome 12, dhAlnGlut1.1, whole genome shotgun sequence genomic region, the following are encoded:
- the LOC133851673 gene encoding probably inactive leucine-rich repeat receptor-like protein kinase At5g48380, with protein sequence MMLNAKDVVVLAPTLILFVVMVLLSSSSSFATLSDIHCLKTIKDSIEDPYNYLNSSWNFNNSTEGFICKFTGVDCWHPDENKVLNIRLSDMGLKGKFPRGIENCSSLTGLDLSNNKLSGPIPNDISKKLTFVTSLDLSSNSFSGEIPVSLANCTYLNVLKLDHNQLTGAIPLQLGQLNRIKTFSVSNNLLSGPVPVFSSSSNSSSVATTESYVNNLGLCGGPLRACQGTPKKSHVGIIAAAAVGGITFTAIIVGIVLYYLSRGVVIKKKEDDPEGNQWAKSIKGTKGIKVSMFEKSVSKMRLNDLLKATDNFSKSSIIGTGRTGTMYKALLPDGCPLMVKRLQDSQRSEKEFVSEMNTLGSVKHRNLVPLMGFCMAKKERILVYKYMENGRLYDQLHSTEEPEARSMDWPLRLKIGIEAARGLAWLHHNCNPRIIHRNISSKCILLDKDLEPKLSDFGLARLMNPVDTHLSTFVNGEFGDLGYVAPEYPRTLVATPKGDVYSFGVVLLELITGEKPTRVANAPESFKGSLVEWITDLSSHSLQKTAIDKCLLGKGFDNELTQFLKVACNCVLPTAKERPTMFEVYQLLRAVGERYHFTADDEILMPSDSSEINFPDELIVAQETTQVH encoded by the exons ATGATGTTGAATGCCAAAGATGTCGTTGTTCTTGCCCCCACTCTGATCTTGTTTGTGGTGATGGTGTTGCTTAGTAGTAGTTCAAGTTTTGCCACTTTGAGTGATATTCACTGCTTGAAAACCATCAAAGACTCTATTGAAGACCCTTACAACTACTTGAACTCCTCCTGGAATTTTAACAACAGTACTGAGGGATTCATTTGCAAGTTCACTGGTGTGGATTGTTGGCACCCCGATGAGAACAAAGTTCTAAATATCCGCCTTTCGGACATGGGTCTCAAAGGCAAGTTTCCTCGTGGCATCGAGAATTGTTCAAGCTTGACAGGCTTAGATCTTTCTAATAACAAGCTATCAGGACCCATCCCTAATGATATATCAAAGAAACTCACGTTTGTGACATCCCTTGATCTCTCATCCAACAGTTTTTCAGGTGAGATACCAGTGAGTCTTGCAAATTGTACTTACTTAAACGTGCTTAAACTCGACCACAACCAGTTAACCGGTGCGATCCCGCTGCAACTCGGCCAGCTAAATCGGATCAAGACTTTTAGTGTGTCCAACAATCTCTTGTCAGGGCCAGTCCCTGTGTTCAGTTCCAGTTCTAATTCTAGTTCTGTTGCAACGACTGAGAGCTATGTGAATAATCTAGGACTCTGTGGGGGACCCTTGAGAGCCTGCCAAGGTACCCCAAAGAAATCTCATGTTGGAATCATTGCCGCAGCAGCAGTTGGTGGGATAACTTTTACAGCTATTATTGTGGGTATTGTTCTCTACTACTTGTCGCGTGGAGTAGTtataaagaagaaggaagatgacCCCGAAGGTAACCAATGGGCAAAGAGTATAAAAGGAACGAAAGGCATCAAG GTTTCAATGTTTGAGAAGTCAGTTTCTAAAATGAGATTGAATGATCTCTTGAAGGCAACTGATAACTTTAGCAAAAGCAGTATCATTGGAACAGGAAGGACCGGAACAATGTATAAAGCGTTGCTTCCTGATGGTTGCCCCCTTATGGTTAAGAGGCTACAAGACTCGCAGCGTTCAGAGAAAGAATTTGTGTCTGAGATGAATACGCTGGGGAGCGTGAAACACCGTAACTTGGTTCCCTTGATGGGATTCTGCATGGCAAAGAAGGAGAGAATTCTGGTGTACAAATACATGGAAAATGGGAGACTCTATGATCAACTACATAGTACGGAAGAACCTGAGGCTAGGAGCATGGACTGGCCCTTGAGGCTCAAAATCGGGATTGAAGCAGCCAGAGGTTTGGCATGGCTTCATCATAACTGCAACCCACGGATTATTCATCGTAACATAAGCTCCAAGTGCATACTTTTGGATAAGGACTTGGAGCCCAAGTTATCTGATTTCGGCCTTGCCAGGCTTATGAATCCAGTCGACACCCATTTGAGTACTTTTGTCAATGGAGAGTTTGGGGATTTGGGTTATGTTGCTCCTGAGTATCCACGGACATTGGTAGCCACTCCGAAAGGGgatgtttatagctttggaGTTGTTCTTTTGGAGTTGATAACGGGTGAGAAACCAACCCGTGTGGCTAATGCTCCTGAAAGCTTCAAGGGAAGTTTAGTAGAGTGGATCACAGATCTTTCAAGTCATTCCCTTCAAAAGACTGCCATTGATAAATGTTTGCTCGGAAAGGGTTTTGATAATGAGCTTACGCAGTTTCTTAAAGTTGCTTGTAATTGTGTGTTGCCAACTGCTAAGGAGAGACCTACTATGTTTGAAGTGTACCAGCTTCTTAGAGCTGTTGGGGAGAGGTACCACTTCACAGCTGATGACGAAATCTTGATGCCATCTGATTCCAGTGAAATTAATTTTCCGGATGAACTTATTGTTGCTCAAGAAACAACGCAGGTTCACTGA